A single genomic interval of Electrophorus electricus isolate fEleEle1 chromosome 2, fEleEle1.pri, whole genome shotgun sequence harbors:
- the LOC113581321 gene encoding immunoglobulin superfamily member 22 isoform X7: MVKVLKPLEDITAKADCNVVFDTILELKDPNIKMFWFQGDELLRIQYSLGKYEVKQLGTKHMLCISSVCVADSGPYTLKVGDKILSARLTVIDEPLKFLTGPKPLRVTERQTAAFEVRLSKKASTPPVWMFKGKELKRDEKLDICVSEDGLTYTLKIKDVRPSDTGDYTISIGDLTTTAPLCIERIPIKFMSHLKNVRVKEKAKARLEAEMSSKDAHIRWLKNGRDVTNDPRYIFAREGKRAELVVEECDLADSGEYAIVCTQDNDAHEYISSSNLTVEERFATVTSGMSDVQCPTGSATELCVVLNDEKVDGVWLKDGTEVTRLSGVQVVKQGAVHKLVFSSVAEEHEGRYSFRAKGAESEAALTLADPPVIEPTLLEALSSQPVTVKAGETATIRIPFRGKPAPRAAWHRDGLELVEDGRTVVEHRGGCSTLVLSRCVREDSGHITLRLKSDCGSASATVQLKVIDRPKAPQGKVEFPECSGKSISMKWKAPRDNGGRKVTGFIIERRLAGKKAWIKVGEVDGDTTAFCNDKVEEGKPYQYRIRAVNSQGTSDPLETEQVYAGEPVEPPGVLPQPQITDVTKDAVSLTWAPPAQTGGAPVLGYIVERRKKGSSMWVCVSKDLIPDTACAVNGLVEDMEYEFRVTAVNRVGEGIPSSASSSVLAKDPTRAPGLVRNLCVTDSSNTSISLAWSPPELGDRPSGYILEVRPEDAKEWTKCTKIPIAGTSYSVGGLQERMKYFFRIRAVNEGGIGEPIQLEDGVLSMPTPEIPRFDLQGKVKNQMVVHAGCTLCIPVSFTGSPAPEVTWLKDTIPTRGREVITKGKNHSQFLISSCQRSDSGPYRVNLRNDYGEVHYDINVHVTDVPRPPTNLRLVEEVQGTVTLQWNHTPDLAGHEDTHYIILKRDMSTPTWFTASERIYSSKYTVIGLFPGRKYYFRIIARNLIGDSDPLDSKEPFTIEKEHEGFTLHVKQFPPAQRDIKPAIVLPLKDHAVHRGNDCTMSCAFLGRPVPQAAWYKDGASLSGSPHCWQSSAGGVCTLTIPTCTAKDSGAYTLRVENNLGQAECACSLLVFDKDDKLLEKLIQDSRKDKHIMLSPQGFEV, from the exons ATGGTTAAAGTTTTGAAACCCCTGGAGGACATAACTGCGAAGGCAGACTGCAATGTAGTCTTTGACACTATTTTGGAATTGAAAGATCCAAATATAAAGATGTTTTGGTTTCAG GGCGATGAATTGCTGCGGATCCAGTACTCTCTGGGGAAGTATGAAGTCAAACAGCTGGGTACTAAGCACATGCTGTGCATTTCCagcgtgtgtgtggcagactCTGGCCCATACACTCTGAAGGTCGGAGACAAGATTCTGTCTGCCAGGCTCACTGTCATAG ACGAGCCTTTGAAGTTCCTGACAGGCCCGAAGCCgctgagagtgacagagaggcagacagcgGCGTTTGAGGTGCGTCTCTCTAAAAAGGCCAGCACCCCTCCGGTGTGGATGTTTAAAGGGAAAGAGCTGAAACGAGATGAGAAGCTCGACATCTGCGTAAGCGAGGACGGCCTCACCTACACGCTAAAGATCAAAGACGTACGTCCCAGTGACACAGGCGACTATACCATCAGCATCGGAGATTTGACCACTACAGCCCCGCTCTGCATTGAGC GGATCCCCATCAAGTTTATGAGCCATCTGAAGAACGTACGCGTGAAAGAGAAGGCCAAGGCCAGGCTAGAGGCCGAGATGAGCTCGAAGGACGCTCACATCAGGTGGCTGAAGAACGGCAGGGACGTCACCAACGACCCACGCTACATCTTCGCGCGCGAGGGCAAGAGGGCAGAGCTCGTCGTAGAGGAGTGTGACCTGGCTGACAGCGGAGAATATGCCATAGTCTGCACCCAGGATAATGATGCCCACGAGTACATCAGTTCCTCCAACCTGACGGTGGAAG AGCGGTTTGCTACTGTGACGAGTGGCATGTCCGATGTACAGTGTCCCACTGGTTCAGCCACAGAGCTCTGCGTGGTCCTCAATGACGAGAAGGTGGATGGCGTCTGGCTAAAAGATGGAACAGAG GTAACACGTCTGAGTGGGGTGCAGGTGGTGAAGCAGGGTGCCGTTCATAAGCTGGTCTTCAGCAGCGTGGCTGAGGAACACGAGGGCAGATACTCCTTCAGAGCCAAAGGAGCCGAGAGTGAAGCAGCGCTCACGTTAGCTG ATCCCCCGGTTATTGAACCCACCCTGCTGGAAGCGCTGTCCAGCCAGCCAGTGACTGTGAAAGCTGGGGAGACCGCCACCATCAGGATCCCCTTCAGGGGCAAACCAGCGCCCAGGGCGGCGTGGCACCGGGACGGGCTGGAGCTGGTGGAGGACGGGCGGACCGTGGTGGAGCACCGGGGCGGTTGCAGCACCCTGGTGCTCAGCAGGTGTGTGCGGGAGGACAGTGGCCACATCACGCTGAGGCTGAAGAGCGACTGCGGCTCAGCAAGTGCCACCGTGCAGCTGAAAGTGATCG ACCGTCCGAAAGCCCCGCAGGGTAAAGTGGAGTTTCCAGAGTGCAGCGGCAAGTCCATCAGCATGAAATGGAAAGCTCCGCGGGACAACGGGGGCCGCAAGGTGACCGGCTTCATCATCGAGAGACGCCTGGCTGGAAAGAAGGCCTGGATCAAGGTCGGGGAGGTGGACGGAGACACCACTGCTTTCTGTAACGATAAGGTGGAGGAGGGGAAACCGTACCAGTACCGCATCAGGGCTGTGAACTCCCAGGGCACGAGCGACCCTCTGGAGACGGAGCAGGTTTACGCTGGAGAACCTGTTG AGCCTCCAGGTGTGCTTCCTCAGCCCCAGATTACAGATGTGACGAAAGATGCAGTCTCACTGACGTGGGCTCCCCCCGCCCAGACTGGGGGTGCTCCTGTTCTGGGATACATAGTGGAGCGcagaaagaaaggaagcagCATGTGGGTTTGTGTCAGTAAGGATCTAATCCCAG ACACAGCATGTGCAGTAAATGGTCTGGTAGAGGATATGGAGTATGAGTTCAGGGTGACCGCTGTCAACAGAGTGGGAGAAGGAATTCCCAGTTCTGCATCCAGCTCAGTACTGGCCAAAGATCCAACAC gAGCACCTGGTCTGGTTCGCAACCTCTGTGTAACAGATTCCTCCAACACCTCCATCTCATTGGCGTGGTCCCCTCCCGAGCTAGGGGATCGCCCATCTGGCTACATCCTGGAGGTGCGTCCCGAAGACGCAAAAGAATGGACCAAGTGCACCAAGATTCCCATCGCCGGGACGTCCTACAGTGTTGGTGGCCTGCAAGAGCGGATGAAGTACTTCTTCCGTATCAGGGCTGTTAACGAGGGGGGCATCGGAGAACCGATACAGCTGGAGGACGGGGTTCTGTCTATGCCGACACCAG AAATCCCTAGGTTTGATCTTCAGGGCAAGGTGAAGAATCAAATGGTCGTGCATGCAGGGTGTACACTCTGCATTCCTGTCTCCTTCACC GGCTCTCCGGCTCCAGAGGTGACCTGGCTGAAGGATACCATTCCAACTAGAGGTCGAGAGGTCATCACTAAGGGGAAGAACCATTCTCAGTTCTTGATCAGCTCTTGCCAACGATCCGATTCTGGACCTTACCGTGTCAACCTCCGCAATGACTATGGGGAGGTCCACTATGACATCAATGTCCACGTCACTG ATGTTCCTCGTCCTCCAACCAACCTGCGCTTGGTTGAGGAGGTCCAAGGCACTGTGACCCTGCAGTGGAACCACACCCCTGACCTGGCTGGCCACGAGGACACCCATTACATCATCCTCAAAAGAGACATGAGCACACCCACCTGGTTCACGGCCTCCGAGCGCATTTACAGCAGCAAGTACACTGTCATCGGCCTGTTCCCGGGCCGCAAGTACTACTTCCGGATCATTGCCCGCAATCTCATTGGAGACAGTGACCCCTTGGACTCAAAAGAGCCTTTCACTATTGAAAAGGAGCATG AAGGCTTCACCCTGCATGTGAAGCAGTTCCCGCCGGCGCAGCGTGACATCAAGCCGGCCATCGTTTTGCCCCTGAAGGACCACGCTGTGCACCGTGGCAACGACTGCACAATGAGCTGTGCCTTCCTGGGCCGCCCTGTGCCGCAGGCGGCCTGGTACAAGGATGGCGCCAGCCTGTCGGGCAGCCCCCACTGCTGGCAGAGCAGCGCCGGCGGAGTGTGCACCCTCACCATCCCCACCTGCACGGCCAAGGACAGCGGCGCCTACACGCTGCGGGTGGAGAACAATCTGGGCCAGGCCGAGTGCGCTTGCAGCCTGCTCGTGTTCG ATAAAGATGATAAACTGCTGGAGAAGCTGATTCAGGATTCTAGAAAAGATAAACACATCAT GTTATCACCACAAGGTTTTGAGGTTTAG
- the LOC113581321 gene encoding immunoglobulin superfamily member 22 isoform X2, with protein sequence MQDGAVADTSAVDVRAGGGRREQGSERHVSSGSFSSSSSYAVSSSFLRKASHSSRVLEEHSGVQRKSSAIMETFSQMQKSLAIPPGECAPEFEERSRPVTAQEGSKAVFRVKVSGNPSPSLTWSRESGKPLAEGARAFYDDINKQYTLKIKSLSMEDADLYKCTAANDHGAAVFSVSLSVTENPALDFKKKLKKRSVEKREKKPPTEEEMLKILSGADKKDYERICAEYGFTDFRGILRKLKEMKKKVDVDMVKVLKPLEDITAKADCNVVFDTILELKDPNIKMFWFQGDELLRIQYSLGKYEVKQLGTKHMLCISSVCVADSGPYTLKVGDKILSARLTVIDEPLKFLTGPKPLRVTERQTAAFEVRLSKKASTPPVWMFKGKELKRDEKLDICVSEDGLTYTLKIKDVRPSDTGDYTISIGDLTTTAPLCIERIPIKFMSHLKNVRVKEKAKARLEAEMSSKDAHIRWLKNGRDVTNDPRYIFAREGKRAELVVEECDLADSGEYAIVCTQDNDAHEYISSSNLTVEERFATVTSGMSDVQCPTGSATELCVVLNDEKVDGVWLKDGTEVTRLSGVQVVKQGAVHKLVFSSVAEEHEGRYSFRAKGAESEAALTLADPPVIEPTLLEALSSQPVTVKAGETATIRIPFRGKPAPRAAWHRDGLELVEDGRTVVEHRGGCSTLVLSRCVREDSGHITLRLKSDCGSASATVQLKVIDRPKAPQGKVEFPECSGKSISMKWKAPRDNGGRKVTGFIIERRLAGKKAWIKVGEVDGDTTAFCNDKVEEGKPYQYRIRAVNSQGTSDPLETEQVYAGEPVEPPGVLPQPQITDVTKDAVSLTWAPPAQTGGAPVLGYIVERRKKGSSMWVCVSKDLIPDTACAVNGLVEDMEYEFRVTAVNRVGEGIPSSASSSVLAKDPTRAPGLVRNLCVTDSSNTSISLAWSPPELGDRPSGYILEVRPEDAKEWTKCTKIPIAGTSYSVGGLQERMKYFFRIRAVNEGGIGEPIQLEDGVLSMPTPEIPRFDLQGKVKNQMVVHAGCTLCIPVSFTGSPAPEVTWLKDTIPTRGREVITKGKNHSQFLISSCQRSDSGPYRVNLRNDYGEVHYDINVHVTDVPRPPTNLRLVEEVQGTVTLQWNHTPDLAGHEDTHYIILKRDMSTPTWFTASERIYSSKYTVIGLFPGRKYYFRIIARNLIGDSDPLDSKEPFTIEKEHGFTLHVKQFPPAQRDIKPAIVLPLKDHAVHRGNDCTMSCAFLGRPVPQAAWYKDGASLSGSPHCWQSSAGGVCTLTIPTCTAKDSGAYTLRVENNLGQAECACSLLVFDKDDKLLEKLIQDSRKDKHIMLSPQGFEV encoded by the exons ATGCAGGACGGCGCAGTGGCCGACACGTCCGCTGTGGACGTCCGAGCTGGAGGAGGCAGGAGGGAGCAGGGCTCGGAGCGCCACGTGTCCTCCggctctttctcctcttccagCTCCTATGCCGTCAGCTCCTCGTTCCTGCGCAAGGCCTCCCACAGCTCCAGGGTGCTCGAGG AGCACTCTGGAGTGCAGCGGAAGTCTTCAGCCATCATGGAGACATTCAGTCAGATGCAGAAGAGCCTTGCGATCCCTCCAGGAGAGTGTGCTCCAGAATTTGAGGAGAGATCTCGGCCTGTAACAGCTCAAGAAG GGAGCAAAGCTGTTTTCAGAGTGAAAGTGTCTGGCAACCCAAGTCCAAGTCTGACGTGGTCCAGAGAGAGTGGAAAACCACTGGCAGAGGGGGCCAGGGCTTTCTATGATGACATAAACAAGCAGTACACGTTAAAG ATCAAAAGCCTTAGCATGGAGGACGCAGACTTATACAAGTGCACTGCAGCTAACGACCACGGCGCTGCGGTGTTCTCGGTCTCTCTCAGTGTTACTGAAA ATCCTGCACTGGACTTCAAGAAAAAGCTGAAAAAacg GAgtgtggagaagagagagaagaagccACCAACCGAAGAGGAGATGCTGAAGATTCTGTCTGGAGCCGATAAAAAGGACTACGAGCGCATCTGTGCCGAATATGGTTTCACCGACTTCAGAGGAATCCTCAGGAAACTCAAGGAAATGAAGAAGAaagtggatgtggat ATGGTTAAAGTTTTGAAACCCCTGGAGGACATAACTGCGAAGGCAGACTGCAATGTAGTCTTTGACACTATTTTGGAATTGAAAGATCCAAATATAAAGATGTTTTGGTTTCAG GGCGATGAATTGCTGCGGATCCAGTACTCTCTGGGGAAGTATGAAGTCAAACAGCTGGGTACTAAGCACATGCTGTGCATTTCCagcgtgtgtgtggcagactCTGGCCCATACACTCTGAAGGTCGGAGACAAGATTCTGTCTGCCAGGCTCACTGTCATAG ACGAGCCTTTGAAGTTCCTGACAGGCCCGAAGCCgctgagagtgacagagaggcagacagcgGCGTTTGAGGTGCGTCTCTCTAAAAAGGCCAGCACCCCTCCGGTGTGGATGTTTAAAGGGAAAGAGCTGAAACGAGATGAGAAGCTCGACATCTGCGTAAGCGAGGACGGCCTCACCTACACGCTAAAGATCAAAGACGTACGTCCCAGTGACACAGGCGACTATACCATCAGCATCGGAGATTTGACCACTACAGCCCCGCTCTGCATTGAGC GGATCCCCATCAAGTTTATGAGCCATCTGAAGAACGTACGCGTGAAAGAGAAGGCCAAGGCCAGGCTAGAGGCCGAGATGAGCTCGAAGGACGCTCACATCAGGTGGCTGAAGAACGGCAGGGACGTCACCAACGACCCACGCTACATCTTCGCGCGCGAGGGCAAGAGGGCAGAGCTCGTCGTAGAGGAGTGTGACCTGGCTGACAGCGGAGAATATGCCATAGTCTGCACCCAGGATAATGATGCCCACGAGTACATCAGTTCCTCCAACCTGACGGTGGAAG AGCGGTTTGCTACTGTGACGAGTGGCATGTCCGATGTACAGTGTCCCACTGGTTCAGCCACAGAGCTCTGCGTGGTCCTCAATGACGAGAAGGTGGATGGCGTCTGGCTAAAAGATGGAACAGAG GTAACACGTCTGAGTGGGGTGCAGGTGGTGAAGCAGGGTGCCGTTCATAAGCTGGTCTTCAGCAGCGTGGCTGAGGAACACGAGGGCAGATACTCCTTCAGAGCCAAAGGAGCCGAGAGTGAAGCAGCGCTCACGTTAGCTG ATCCCCCGGTTATTGAACCCACCCTGCTGGAAGCGCTGTCCAGCCAGCCAGTGACTGTGAAAGCTGGGGAGACCGCCACCATCAGGATCCCCTTCAGGGGCAAACCAGCGCCCAGGGCGGCGTGGCACCGGGACGGGCTGGAGCTGGTGGAGGACGGGCGGACCGTGGTGGAGCACCGGGGCGGTTGCAGCACCCTGGTGCTCAGCAGGTGTGTGCGGGAGGACAGTGGCCACATCACGCTGAGGCTGAAGAGCGACTGCGGCTCAGCAAGTGCCACCGTGCAGCTGAAAGTGATCG ACCGTCCGAAAGCCCCGCAGGGTAAAGTGGAGTTTCCAGAGTGCAGCGGCAAGTCCATCAGCATGAAATGGAAAGCTCCGCGGGACAACGGGGGCCGCAAGGTGACCGGCTTCATCATCGAGAGACGCCTGGCTGGAAAGAAGGCCTGGATCAAGGTCGGGGAGGTGGACGGAGACACCACTGCTTTCTGTAACGATAAGGTGGAGGAGGGGAAACCGTACCAGTACCGCATCAGGGCTGTGAACTCCCAGGGCACGAGCGACCCTCTGGAGACGGAGCAGGTTTACGCTGGAGAACCTGTTG AGCCTCCAGGTGTGCTTCCTCAGCCCCAGATTACAGATGTGACGAAAGATGCAGTCTCACTGACGTGGGCTCCCCCCGCCCAGACTGGGGGTGCTCCTGTTCTGGGATACATAGTGGAGCGcagaaagaaaggaagcagCATGTGGGTTTGTGTCAGTAAGGATCTAATCCCAG ACACAGCATGTGCAGTAAATGGTCTGGTAGAGGATATGGAGTATGAGTTCAGGGTGACCGCTGTCAACAGAGTGGGAGAAGGAATTCCCAGTTCTGCATCCAGCTCAGTACTGGCCAAAGATCCAACAC gAGCACCTGGTCTGGTTCGCAACCTCTGTGTAACAGATTCCTCCAACACCTCCATCTCATTGGCGTGGTCCCCTCCCGAGCTAGGGGATCGCCCATCTGGCTACATCCTGGAGGTGCGTCCCGAAGACGCAAAAGAATGGACCAAGTGCACCAAGATTCCCATCGCCGGGACGTCCTACAGTGTTGGTGGCCTGCAAGAGCGGATGAAGTACTTCTTCCGTATCAGGGCTGTTAACGAGGGGGGCATCGGAGAACCGATACAGCTGGAGGACGGGGTTCTGTCTATGCCGACACCAG AAATCCCTAGGTTTGATCTTCAGGGCAAGGTGAAGAATCAAATGGTCGTGCATGCAGGGTGTACACTCTGCATTCCTGTCTCCTTCACC GGCTCTCCGGCTCCAGAGGTGACCTGGCTGAAGGATACCATTCCAACTAGAGGTCGAGAGGTCATCACTAAGGGGAAGAACCATTCTCAGTTCTTGATCAGCTCTTGCCAACGATCCGATTCTGGACCTTACCGTGTCAACCTCCGCAATGACTATGGGGAGGTCCACTATGACATCAATGTCCACGTCACTG ATGTTCCTCGTCCTCCAACCAACCTGCGCTTGGTTGAGGAGGTCCAAGGCACTGTGACCCTGCAGTGGAACCACACCCCTGACCTGGCTGGCCACGAGGACACCCATTACATCATCCTCAAAAGAGACATGAGCACACCCACCTGGTTCACGGCCTCCGAGCGCATTTACAGCAGCAAGTACACTGTCATCGGCCTGTTCCCGGGCCGCAAGTACTACTTCCGGATCATTGCCCGCAATCTCATTGGAGACAGTGACCCCTTGGACTCAAAAGAGCCTTTCACTATTGAAAAGGAGCATG GCTTCACCCTGCATGTGAAGCAGTTCCCGCCGGCGCAGCGTGACATCAAGCCGGCCATCGTTTTGCCCCTGAAGGACCACGCTGTGCACCGTGGCAACGACTGCACAATGAGCTGTGCCTTCCTGGGCCGCCCTGTGCCGCAGGCGGCCTGGTACAAGGATGGCGCCAGCCTGTCGGGCAGCCCCCACTGCTGGCAGAGCAGCGCCGGCGGAGTGTGCACCCTCACCATCCCCACCTGCACGGCCAAGGACAGCGGCGCCTACACGCTGCGGGTGGAGAACAATCTGGGCCAGGCCGAGTGCGCTTGCAGCCTGCTCGTGTTCG ATAAAGATGATAAACTGCTGGAGAAGCTGATTCAGGATTCTAGAAAAGATAAACACATCAT GTTATCACCACAAGGTTTTGAGGTTTAG
- the LOC113581321 gene encoding immunoglobulin superfamily member 22 isoform X6, giving the protein MLQFNIFVGFSSCPLPRSCTGLQEKAEKTMVKVLKPLEDITAKADCNVVFDTILELKDPNIKMFWFQGDELLRIQYSLGKYEVKQLGTKHMLCISSVCVADSGPYTLKVGDKILSARLTVIDEPLKFLTGPKPLRVTERQTAAFEVRLSKKASTPPVWMFKGKELKRDEKLDICVSEDGLTYTLKIKDVRPSDTGDYTISIGDLTTTAPLCIERIPIKFMSHLKNVRVKEKAKARLEAEMSSKDAHIRWLKNGRDVTNDPRYIFAREGKRAELVVEECDLADSGEYAIVCTQDNDAHEYISSSNLTVEERFATVTSGMSDVQCPTGSATELCVVLNDEKVDGVWLKDGTEVTRLSGVQVVKQGAVHKLVFSSVAEEHEGRYSFRAKGAESEAALTLADPPVIEPTLLEALSSQPVTVKAGETATIRIPFRGKPAPRAAWHRDGLELVEDGRTVVEHRGGCSTLVLSRCVREDSGHITLRLKSDCGSASATVQLKVIDRPKAPQGKVEFPECSGKSISMKWKAPRDNGGRKVTGFIIERRLAGKKAWIKVGEVDGDTTAFCNDKVEEGKPYQYRIRAVNSQGTSDPLETEQVYAGEPVEPPGVLPQPQITDVTKDAVSLTWAPPAQTGGAPVLGYIVERRKKGSSMWVCVSKDLIPDTACAVNGLVEDMEYEFRVTAVNRVGEGIPSSASSSVLAKDPTRAPGLVRNLCVTDSSNTSISLAWSPPELGDRPSGYILEVRPEDAKEWTKCTKIPIAGTSYSVGGLQERMKYFFRIRAVNEGGIGEPIQLEDGVLSMPTPEIPRFDLQGKVKNQMVVHAGCTLCIPVSFTGSPAPEVTWLKDTIPTRGREVITKGKNHSQFLISSCQRSDSGPYRVNLRNDYGEVHYDINVHVTDVPRPPTNLRLVEEVQGTVTLQWNHTPDLAGHEDTHYIILKRDMSTPTWFTASERIYSSKYTVIGLFPGRKYYFRIIARNLIGDSDPLDSKEPFTIEKEHEGFTLHVKQFPPAQRDIKPAIVLPLKDHAVHRGNDCTMSCAFLGRPVPQAAWYKDGASLSGSPHCWQSSAGGVCTLTIPTCTAKDSGAYTLRVENNLGQAECACSLLVFDKDDKLLEKLIQDSRKDKHIMLSPQGFEV; this is encoded by the exons ATGCTGCAGTTCAatatttttgttggtttttccTCTTGTCCCCTCCCAAGATCCTGCACTGGACTTCAAGAAAAAGCTGAAAAAacg ATGGTTAAAGTTTTGAAACCCCTGGAGGACATAACTGCGAAGGCAGACTGCAATGTAGTCTTTGACACTATTTTGGAATTGAAAGATCCAAATATAAAGATGTTTTGGTTTCAG GGCGATGAATTGCTGCGGATCCAGTACTCTCTGGGGAAGTATGAAGTCAAACAGCTGGGTACTAAGCACATGCTGTGCATTTCCagcgtgtgtgtggcagactCTGGCCCATACACTCTGAAGGTCGGAGACAAGATTCTGTCTGCCAGGCTCACTGTCATAG ACGAGCCTTTGAAGTTCCTGACAGGCCCGAAGCCgctgagagtgacagagaggcagacagcgGCGTTTGAGGTGCGTCTCTCTAAAAAGGCCAGCACCCCTCCGGTGTGGATGTTTAAAGGGAAAGAGCTGAAACGAGATGAGAAGCTCGACATCTGCGTAAGCGAGGACGGCCTCACCTACACGCTAAAGATCAAAGACGTACGTCCCAGTGACACAGGCGACTATACCATCAGCATCGGAGATTTGACCACTACAGCCCCGCTCTGCATTGAGC GGATCCCCATCAAGTTTATGAGCCATCTGAAGAACGTACGCGTGAAAGAGAAGGCCAAGGCCAGGCTAGAGGCCGAGATGAGCTCGAAGGACGCTCACATCAGGTGGCTGAAGAACGGCAGGGACGTCACCAACGACCCACGCTACATCTTCGCGCGCGAGGGCAAGAGGGCAGAGCTCGTCGTAGAGGAGTGTGACCTGGCTGACAGCGGAGAATATGCCATAGTCTGCACCCAGGATAATGATGCCCACGAGTACATCAGTTCCTCCAACCTGACGGTGGAAG AGCGGTTTGCTACTGTGACGAGTGGCATGTCCGATGTACAGTGTCCCACTGGTTCAGCCACAGAGCTCTGCGTGGTCCTCAATGACGAGAAGGTGGATGGCGTCTGGCTAAAAGATGGAACAGAG GTAACACGTCTGAGTGGGGTGCAGGTGGTGAAGCAGGGTGCCGTTCATAAGCTGGTCTTCAGCAGCGTGGCTGAGGAACACGAGGGCAGATACTCCTTCAGAGCCAAAGGAGCCGAGAGTGAAGCAGCGCTCACGTTAGCTG ATCCCCCGGTTATTGAACCCACCCTGCTGGAAGCGCTGTCCAGCCAGCCAGTGACTGTGAAAGCTGGGGAGACCGCCACCATCAGGATCCCCTTCAGGGGCAAACCAGCGCCCAGGGCGGCGTGGCACCGGGACGGGCTGGAGCTGGTGGAGGACGGGCGGACCGTGGTGGAGCACCGGGGCGGTTGCAGCACCCTGGTGCTCAGCAGGTGTGTGCGGGAGGACAGTGGCCACATCACGCTGAGGCTGAAGAGCGACTGCGGCTCAGCAAGTGCCACCGTGCAGCTGAAAGTGATCG ACCGTCCGAAAGCCCCGCAGGGTAAAGTGGAGTTTCCAGAGTGCAGCGGCAAGTCCATCAGCATGAAATGGAAAGCTCCGCGGGACAACGGGGGCCGCAAGGTGACCGGCTTCATCATCGAGAGACGCCTGGCTGGAAAGAAGGCCTGGATCAAGGTCGGGGAGGTGGACGGAGACACCACTGCTTTCTGTAACGATAAGGTGGAGGAGGGGAAACCGTACCAGTACCGCATCAGGGCTGTGAACTCCCAGGGCACGAGCGACCCTCTGGAGACGGAGCAGGTTTACGCTGGAGAACCTGTTG AGCCTCCAGGTGTGCTTCCTCAGCCCCAGATTACAGATGTGACGAAAGATGCAGTCTCACTGACGTGGGCTCCCCCCGCCCAGACTGGGGGTGCTCCTGTTCTGGGATACATAGTGGAGCGcagaaagaaaggaagcagCATGTGGGTTTGTGTCAGTAAGGATCTAATCCCAG ACACAGCATGTGCAGTAAATGGTCTGGTAGAGGATATGGAGTATGAGTTCAGGGTGACCGCTGTCAACAGAGTGGGAGAAGGAATTCCCAGTTCTGCATCCAGCTCAGTACTGGCCAAAGATCCAACAC gAGCACCTGGTCTGGTTCGCAACCTCTGTGTAACAGATTCCTCCAACACCTCCATCTCATTGGCGTGGTCCCCTCCCGAGCTAGGGGATCGCCCATCTGGCTACATCCTGGAGGTGCGTCCCGAAGACGCAAAAGAATGGACCAAGTGCACCAAGATTCCCATCGCCGGGACGTCCTACAGTGTTGGTGGCCTGCAAGAGCGGATGAAGTACTTCTTCCGTATCAGGGCTGTTAACGAGGGGGGCATCGGAGAACCGATACAGCTGGAGGACGGGGTTCTGTCTATGCCGACACCAG AAATCCCTAGGTTTGATCTTCAGGGCAAGGTGAAGAATCAAATGGTCGTGCATGCAGGGTGTACACTCTGCATTCCTGTCTCCTTCACC GGCTCTCCGGCTCCAGAGGTGACCTGGCTGAAGGATACCATTCCAACTAGAGGTCGAGAGGTCATCACTAAGGGGAAGAACCATTCTCAGTTCTTGATCAGCTCTTGCCAACGATCCGATTCTGGACCTTACCGTGTCAACCTCCGCAATGACTATGGGGAGGTCCACTATGACATCAATGTCCACGTCACTG ATGTTCCTCGTCCTCCAACCAACCTGCGCTTGGTTGAGGAGGTCCAAGGCACTGTGACCCTGCAGTGGAACCACACCCCTGACCTGGCTGGCCACGAGGACACCCATTACATCATCCTCAAAAGAGACATGAGCACACCCACCTGGTTCACGGCCTCCGAGCGCATTTACAGCAGCAAGTACACTGTCATCGGCCTGTTCCCGGGCCGCAAGTACTACTTCCGGATCATTGCCCGCAATCTCATTGGAGACAGTGACCCCTTGGACTCAAAAGAGCCTTTCACTATTGAAAAGGAGCATG AAGGCTTCACCCTGCATGTGAAGCAGTTCCCGCCGGCGCAGCGTGACATCAAGCCGGCCATCGTTTTGCCCCTGAAGGACCACGCTGTGCACCGTGGCAACGACTGCACAATGAGCTGTGCCTTCCTGGGCCGCCCTGTGCCGCAGGCGGCCTGGTACAAGGATGGCGCCAGCCTGTCGGGCAGCCCCCACTGCTGGCAGAGCAGCGCCGGCGGAGTGTGCACCCTCACCATCCCCACCTGCACGGCCAAGGACAGCGGCGCCTACACGCTGCGGGTGGAGAACAATCTGGGCCAGGCCGAGTGCGCTTGCAGCCTGCTCGTGTTCG ATAAAGATGATAAACTGCTGGAGAAGCTGATTCAGGATTCTAGAAAAGATAAACACATCAT GTTATCACCACAAGGTTTTGAGGTTTAG